The Hylaeus volcanicus isolate JK05 unplaced genomic scaffold, UHH_iyHylVolc1.0_haploid 12186, whole genome shotgun sequence genome segment TCGTATATGAAGAGTATTTACAATGAATCACAGTTGTTGCCATCGGTCGATGTAATTATCATGCGACAGTAAATTCTCAACTGTCGATAGCTTATACCTCGCGAGTAAACTTGCTTGTACCACATGAAGCTAACTCGTCTCGAGACATCTATAAGAAGACAACTTATCATCTGTCCATAAGTTATCTGCGAACACTATGTAATCTTATGTCTAATGCTATGCGACGTACATACGAACATGTATAAAGTACAGTATCTGTCAGGCGCACGATGCCACGTCAGCGCACGAAACACGCATTGCGTCGTGTATGGAAAATTCCACTCGCTAACTGCGCAATAAATCTTACGCATGCGCACTAATAAATCACTATTACTATGCAAAACGCGCATGCGTCAGCCACACCCTAATTTAGGGGTATAAATACAGCTGCTCAATACAGGCTCGAGGAGTTTAGTTAATTATCATTACCATATCatcaatatataaattgattaTCAGAGTTTAagttaattatcattattatatcatcaatatataaattgattatcagcattatcattattatatcatcaatatataattaattatcattatcagttatattacattatcatattacatattacattaattaactATTAGATTACATTACAGTTATATTTTGAACAGTATTATTAAAAGCATTATTGATTATCAACTTACATTGTACGAACGCGAATATTATACAAGAATTGTAAAACTCATTATACGAATATTTGAACAAAGAAATtgtgaagaataattattacacgaatcaacaaataaaaagtgatcAACTATTAGTATTAAGTAATACGagagttatatttatttaatacattactCTGAGTGATTCATCATCATCGAAGCATCTACACACACGTAAGTAACCTTTCAATATCATAATCATTACGAGACATAAATTCTGCACTGTAATTCACGTAAGATTCAATCGTTCATTTCCTTTATTAAACGCATGATGTACATATAGGATAGTTCTCATAGAATCTATCTGTCGAAGAATCGTCCTAATACCTTCTAGTAGTAATCTCGAGGAATACACGTCCGTCTAGAGAAAACTACAGCTTCTTTTTCCTTAAGGGACGACCTTCCCAGGAATGTATGTTTCTAGGAGTCGTTTCTAAACCTATTCCTTCTACGTAATATACGATTGGTCGAAGGATACGTTATACGAGACAAAcctctttatttattctattaatctaTCCTCTTACGTTGAATCTGAAATTCATACATATAATACTCACCTTGATTTGACTTTCGCACGTTCCTCCTGAAATACATAAAGAGTACTTACCTTTCAATTGACCTCTTAACGACTATTTTCAAACTCGTAAACATTCTTGTTACTTGCTCGTGACCCCTGAAACTCGACAACCACGTTTCACACGTGTATTCAAATGTAGAGAACTGTAATGTCGATAACACTTACCTTAGTACTGCTTACTCCCGTGGTAACTCTCTCGAAATCTAGAACATAAAAGACATTataagataattatttatttgttataactATTTATATTAACTATACTTACGCCACGCAAGGATCCAGGGTTTCCGCTCGACCCAGATCCACCTGAAATAATAGTATTGTCACGTCTTGTTTCAGATTCTAACTGCCGTAGCGGATCGACTCGAACCAGGAACGAGACAAAACGTGAATAAAGAACTGACAGGACGACAGATGGTCTCCGTCTATTGTCAGGTTAGTACAAAAGGTAGTTAAAATACCTATTTATTAGCGATTATTctaatatgatttattttatttgaggtGGGTTCGTCGACTGTCCAGGGGCTTGGCGGACGAATACACGTCCCTACAAGCGTAGCAGTCGATATTGGGAGTTTAAGGgcaataataagaatttatttgtaattaattattataaaaataaagattttcaCACCACTCGTATATGGGTGCTGGTATGGAATTATTTAGAATGTCCCCGTAATTATTAACGTATGTCTTTAAGAGATATCCCGGAATTTCAAAATGATCGTTTACCTTAGGAGCCGTGGTTGTGTCAATGGTTTCCAGGTAAGAATCCTCGTCGCCGTCCTCAGTCAGGTCTATGACTGGGATCTCGTCGAAGTTTGACGGATCGTCGAGAATAAATGTAGAAGCCTCTGAATCGATAGGCGATGACGGTCGGTTAACCACGATTCCGGGATTAGACGGGTGAACAAGAGGTTCCTGATATAGGACGAGCGCGACTTGTAATGCTTTGACGCGAGAAGCTAAATCGTCGTATAATTTATGTAGATATTTCGCGAGCTCTTT includes the following:
- the LOC128882791 gene encoding uncharacterized protein LOC128882791, which encodes MRQPAINTSPARLRQTSFQFSSVSLSSFTAQSAQSVQLEQLVAFDSCVVALLPRSEDSEERHLISPTQSRDLDFFFHHQGRLTALGMEAEDNKQNLPRSRTRRPNRRSRRGGIKKHQKKELAKYLHKLYDDLASRVKALQVALVLYQEPLVHPSNPGIVVNRPSSPIDSEASTFILDDPSNFDEIPVIDLTEDGDEDSYLETIDTTTAPKVDLGRAETLDPCVAFRESYHGSKQY